The DNA sequence CTTCATCTGGGCCTTGATCCCGCGACCGGTCGTGTCCACCTCGACGCGGCACACGCCGCGCAGGCGCTCGGCGTGGGCCAGGGCGTGGATCTGCGCCGGCTGGCCCAGGCAGGCCATGTAGACGTCCACCGGCGACTGGCGGCTGAGCTGCGGGTCGAACTCCTCGGGGTACAGGTGCCGCAGCGTGCGCTCGACGCCCAGCGAGAAGCCCACGGCCGGCGTCGGCGGCCCGCCGCACTGCTCGACCAGCCCGTCGTACCGCCCGCCGCCGCACAGCGCGCTCTGGCGCAGGTCCTGGCGCGCGGAGATCTCGAAGGTCGTGCGCGTGTAGTAGTCGAGCCCGCGGACCAGCGACGGGTCCTCCGTGACGGCCACGTCCATCGCGGCCAGCGACTCGCGCAGCGCGGCATGGTGGTCGCGGCAACCCTGGCACACCGCGTCGCTGATCGGCCGCGCGCCGCCGAGCAGCTCGCGGCAGGATTCGACCTTGCAGTCGAAGAGCCGCAGCGGGTTGACCTCGAGCCGCGTGCGGCAGGTTTCGCAGAAGCCCTCCGCGCGTTCGCGCGCCCAGGCCTGCAGTTCCGCCACGTAGGCGGGCCGGCATTCGCGGCAGCCGATGGTGTTGACCTGGACGGTCAAGCCCTCGGCGTCGACGGCCTCGAACAGCGCCATGGCGGCGCGGATCACC is a window from the bacterium genome containing:
- the hisS gene encoding histidine--tRNA ligase produces the protein MDLKYRRPRGTRDVLLEEMERWRWCEERWREVLERYGFGEIRTPLIEPTDLFTRAVGAGTDIVDKEMYSFETKGGEPLTLRPEATASVVRAYLENGLTRQPGTMKFYYLGPMFRYDRPQAGRYRQFHQVGVEAIGSPSPVLDAEVIRAAMALFEAVDAEGLTVQVNTIGCRECRPAYVAELQAWARERAEGFCETCRTRLEVNPLRLFDCKVESCRELLGGARPISDAVCQGCRDHHAALRESLAAMDVAVTEDPSLVRGLDYYTRTTFEISARQDLRQSALCGGGRYDGLVEQCGGPPTPAVGFSLGVERTLRHLYPEEFDPQLSRQSPVDVYMACLGQPAQIHALAHAERLRGVCRVEVDTTGRGIKAQMKGAHSRGARLVLIAGDEELAAGGFQMKDLNDGHQREVAGDGLLAAVREVLGL